The following are from one region of the Stanieria cyanosphaera PCC 7437 genome:
- a CDS encoding potassium channel family protein, with protein MRNFSFEQKYGRLRKELIAGAVVLAATVIIGSCWYWLVEEWSWLDSAYMTIITLSTVGFGEIHPLEPRSRIFTICLILMGLITIGYIVNRFTEALIQGYFQEGIRLRQERRLLETLEQHYIVCGFGRMGSQIAREFAAEGIMFVVIDSRSEQIELAQELGHIVVQGDATLDESLSKARIEKAVCLVAALPSDAENLYTVLSAKTLNPYLRAIARASTEEAVQKLQRAGADAVVSPYITGGRRLAAAALRPQVMDFVDGIITGANRSYYLEEFLIDAQICPYVGKSLKDARLRSQSGALVLAIRRFDGNLIAGPTGDTLILERDALICMGTPEQLRELNQILGPISSQLPRLPKQK; from the coding sequence ATGCGTAACTTTTCCTTCGAGCAAAAATATGGACGCTTGCGCAAAGAGTTAATCGCTGGTGCGGTAGTTTTAGCTGCAACAGTGATCATTGGCTCTTGTTGGTATTGGTTAGTTGAAGAATGGTCTTGGCTCGATTCAGCCTATATGACCATTATCACGCTTTCTACCGTAGGTTTTGGAGAAATTCATCCCTTAGAACCGCGGTCACGAATTTTTACTATTTGTTTAATTTTAATGGGTTTAATTACCATTGGTTATATAGTAAACCGTTTTACCGAAGCCTTAATTCAAGGCTATTTTCAAGAAGGAATTAGACTAAGACAGGAGAGACGCTTGCTTGAAACTTTAGAACAACATTATATTGTCTGCGGATTTGGCAGAATGGGGTCACAAATTGCCCGTGAGTTTGCTGCTGAAGGAATTATGTTTGTAGTGATTGATTCCCGCTCAGAACAGATAGAATTAGCTCAAGAATTAGGCCATATTGTTGTACAAGGTGACGCGACTCTAGATGAGTCTCTCTCTAAGGCAAGAATTGAAAAAGCTGTTTGTTTAGTAGCTGCTTTGCCTTCAGACGCAGAAAATCTTTATACAGTCTTATCAGCCAAAACTCTGAATCCCTACCTAAGAGCGATCGCTAGAGCTAGCACAGAAGAAGCAGTCCAAAAATTACAACGCGCTGGGGCCGATGCGGTAGTATCTCCTTATATTACTGGAGGAAGAAGACTCGCTGCTGCTGCTTTACGTCCTCAAGTAATGGATTTTGTGGATGGAATTATCACTGGAGCAAATCGTTCTTATTATCTGGAAGAATTTTTGATTGATGCCCAAATTTGTCCTTATGTTGGCAAAAGTTTGAAAGATGCTAGATTACGTTCCCAATCTGGAGCTTTAGTCTTAGCTATTCGTCGTTTTGATGGCAATTTAATTGCCGGGCCGACAGGAGATACTTTAATTTTAGAAAGGGATGCTTTAATCTGTATGGGAACACCAGAACAGTTACGGGAATTAAACCAAATTTTAGGACCAATTAGTTCCCAATTACCAAGATTACCAAAACAAAAATAG
- a CDS encoding aspartate aminotransferase family protein yields the protein MSQLTVLEHSSLSSFEPNTFDNSVMNTYGRFPIAIEKGEGCRLWDTEGKEYLDFVAGIATCTLGHAHPALIETVTQQIKKLHHVSNLYYIPEQGQLAQWLVEHSCADKVFFCNSGAEANEAAIKLVRKYAHTVLDFLEQPVILTAKSSFHGRTLATVTATGQPKYQKDFEPLVDGFAYVPYNDIRAIENAIADIDEGNRRVAAIMLEPLQGEGGVRPGELEYFLRLRKICDENNILLVFDEVQVGVGRSGKLWGYENLGVEPDIFTSAKGLAGGIPIGAMLCKDFCAVFEPGNHASTFGGNPFACAAALSVLQTIERDNILQNVQARGEQLRVRLRAIANQDPHLFTEVRGWGLINGMELQSEIELTSVEIVKAAMQAGLLLAPAGPKVLRFVPPLIVSEAEIDEATAILEQVIAGLN from the coding sequence GTGAGTCAATTAACTGTATTAGAGCATTCTTCTTTGTCCTCTTTCGAGCCAAATACTTTTGACAACAGCGTAATGAACACCTACGGGCGTTTTCCTATCGCTATTGAGAAAGGAGAAGGTTGTCGTCTGTGGGATACAGAAGGCAAAGAATATCTCGATTTTGTGGCAGGAATAGCTACCTGTACTTTAGGTCATGCTCATCCTGCTTTGATCGAAACAGTTACGCAACAAATTAAAAAACTTCATCACGTCTCTAATCTTTATTACATACCAGAACAAGGACAATTAGCTCAATGGTTGGTCGAGCATTCTTGTGCAGATAAAGTCTTTTTCTGTAATTCTGGGGCAGAAGCTAATGAAGCTGCTATTAAATTAGTCCGCAAATATGCTCATACTGTGTTGGACTTTCTCGAACAACCTGTTATTTTAACTGCTAAATCTAGCTTTCACGGACGAACTTTAGCTACAGTGACAGCGACAGGACAACCTAAATATCAAAAAGATTTTGAACCCTTAGTTGATGGTTTTGCCTACGTTCCTTATAACGATATCAGAGCTATCGAAAATGCGATCGCGGATATTGATGAAGGTAATCGTCGAGTTGCTGCAATTATGCTTGAACCTCTTCAAGGAGAAGGCGGAGTACGTCCTGGAGAGTTAGAATATTTTCTGCGTTTGCGGAAAATTTGTGATGAAAACAATATTCTCTTGGTCTTTGATGAAGTACAAGTTGGAGTCGGACGTAGTGGTAAATTATGGGGATATGAAAATTTAGGTGTAGAACCAGATATTTTTACCAGTGCCAAAGGTTTGGCTGGTGGAATTCCCATTGGTGCGATGTTGTGTAAAGATTTTTGCGCTGTTTTTGAACCTGGTAACCACGCTAGTACTTTTGGAGGTAATCCCTTTGCCTGTGCAGCAGCTTTAAGCGTCTTACAAACAATTGAAAGAGATAATATTTTACAAAATGTTCAAGCTAGAGGCGAACAATTACGAGTTAGACTTAGAGCGATCGCTAATCAAGATCCTCATTTATTTACTGAAGTCCGAGGCTGGGGTTTAATCAATGGAATGGAATTGCAGTCGGAGATTGAACTGACTTCCGTAGAAATAGTTAAAGCAGCAATGCAAGCAGGCTTATTACTAGCCCCGGCTGGACCTAAAGTACTTCGTTTTGTTCCTCCTTTAATCGTTTCTGAGGCGGAAATAGATGAGGCTACTGCTATTTTAGAACAAGTAATTGCTGGTTTAAATTGA